In Micromonospora purpureochromogenes, a single window of DNA contains:
- a CDS encoding class F sortase, with amino-acid sequence MTRTRRRTPRSGRDRVRAAARLAARAAGRFRRVAGQAFTASVTTTDPVAHARPVRPAARPARYGGYRSRGPGAAFMVIATLMALIVAMLGIEQVTGLSVLPDRFIAGLRPPPKKFPVLPGSPPTLISISRIDVQAPVHHVGIAPDGSIGVPDAARAQEAGWYDQGPTPGQYGPAVIVGHVDTTTGPAVFHGLRDLRDGDTVEVTREDRKVAVFEVNQVQRYGKEDLPVDEVFGDFSRPNLRLITCGGRWVGGETGYADNVVVYASLVKARDR; translated from the coding sequence ATGACCCGCACACGCAGACGCACCCCGCGGTCGGGTCGGGACCGGGTCCGCGCCGCGGCCCGGCTGGCGGCCCGTGCGGCCGGCCGCTTCCGCCGGGTGGCCGGCCAGGCCTTCACCGCCAGCGTGACCACGACCGACCCGGTCGCCCACGCCCGCCCGGTACGGCCGGCGGCGCGGCCGGCCCGCTACGGCGGCTACCGGAGCCGGGGACCGGGCGCCGCGTTCATGGTGATCGCCACCCTGATGGCGCTGATCGTCGCGATGCTCGGCATCGAGCAGGTGACCGGCCTCAGCGTCCTGCCGGACCGGTTCATCGCCGGGCTGCGCCCGCCGCCGAAGAAGTTCCCGGTGCTGCCGGGCAGCCCACCCACCCTGATCTCGATCTCCCGGATCGACGTGCAGGCCCCGGTGCACCACGTCGGGATCGCCCCGGACGGCAGCATCGGGGTGCCCGACGCCGCCCGCGCCCAGGAGGCCGGCTGGTACGACCAGGGCCCCACCCCCGGCCAGTACGGCCCGGCGGTGATCGTCGGGCACGTCGACACCACCACCGGCCCGGCGGTCTTCCACGGGCTGCGGGACCTGCGCGACGGCGACACGGTCGAGGTGACCCGCGAGGACCGGAAGGTGGCGGTCTTCGAGGTGAACCAGGTGCAGCGCTACGGCAAGGAGGACCTGCCGGTGGACGAGGTGTTCGGCGACTTCAGCCGCCCGAACCTGCGACTGATCACGTGCGGCGGCCGGTGGGTGGGCGGCGAGACCGGCTACGCCGACAACGTGGTGGTGTACGCCTCGCTGGTGAAGGCGCGCGACCGGTGA
- a CDS encoding FAD-dependent oxidoreductase, producing the protein MSAERDEIAVVGAGLAGCLLACYLARRGYPVALYERRPDPRTGRVERGRSINLALSERGLDALRRIGLAEQVMADALPMRGRMIHPVAGEPQFQSYSGSGDRAINSISRGALNNALLNAAAALPGVRLAFDHRLVGLDPTSGEMTFETPQGKVTATASVVLGADGAGSAVRGQLLGYGVLTESLDFLDYGYKELTIPPLGGDFALDPSALHIWPRGTSMMIALPNPDRSFTCTLFWPTHGTASFASLGSPAAIERHFATHYPDLIPLAPNLVDDYQHNPVGVLGTVRCAPWQVDGKVALLGDAAHAIVPFYGQGANCAMEDVVELDRCLDECDDDWSAALPLYQRRRQDNAEAIARMALANFVEMRDKVASPVFQTRKRVEHALERALPGRYVSQYELVSFSTTPYAQVRRRVRRQYAVVGAVAAGGLALLVGAVGAAIGRGRRG; encoded by the coding sequence GTGAGCGCGGAACGCGACGAGATCGCGGTGGTCGGGGCCGGCCTGGCCGGCTGCCTGCTCGCCTGCTACCTGGCCCGCCGGGGCTACCCGGTGGCCCTCTACGAGCGGCGGCCGGACCCGAGGACCGGGCGGGTGGAGCGCGGCCGGTCGATCAACCTGGCGCTCTCCGAGCGCGGCCTGGACGCGCTGCGCCGCATCGGCCTGGCCGAGCAGGTGATGGCGGACGCCCTGCCGATGCGCGGCCGGATGATCCACCCGGTCGCCGGCGAGCCGCAGTTCCAGTCGTACAGCGGTTCCGGGGACCGGGCGATCAACTCGATCAGCCGGGGCGCGCTGAACAACGCCCTGCTCAACGCCGCCGCCGCGCTGCCCGGGGTGCGGCTCGCCTTCGACCACCGGCTGGTCGGCCTCGACCCGACCAGCGGCGAGATGACCTTCGAGACCCCGCAGGGCAAGGTCACCGCCACCGCGTCGGTCGTCCTCGGCGCCGACGGCGCCGGTTCCGCCGTGCGCGGGCAACTGCTCGGGTACGGGGTGCTGACCGAGAGCCTGGACTTCCTCGACTACGGCTACAAGGAACTCACCATCCCGCCGCTCGGCGGCGACTTCGCCCTCGATCCGTCGGCGCTGCACATCTGGCCGCGCGGCACCTCCATGATGATCGCGCTGCCCAACCCGGACCGCTCGTTCACCTGCACGCTCTTCTGGCCCACCCACGGCACCGCCAGCTTCGCCTCGCTGGGCAGCCCGGCGGCGATCGAGCGGCACTTCGCCACCCACTACCCGGACCTGATCCCGCTCGCGCCCAACCTGGTCGACGACTACCAGCACAACCCGGTCGGCGTGCTGGGCACGGTCCGCTGCGCGCCCTGGCAGGTCGACGGGAAGGTGGCGCTGCTCGGCGACGCGGCGCACGCCATCGTGCCGTTCTACGGCCAGGGCGCCAACTGCGCCATGGAGGACGTCGTCGAACTGGACCGCTGCCTGGACGAGTGCGACGACGACTGGTCCGCCGCGCTGCCGCTCTACCAGCGGCGCCGGCAGGACAACGCCGAGGCGATCGCCCGGATGGCGCTGGCCAACTTCGTGGAGATGCGGGACAAGGTCGCCTCGCCGGTGTTCCAGACCCGCAAGCGGGTCGAGCACGCCCTGGAACGGGCGCTGCCCGGCCGGTACGTTTCGCAGTACGAACTGGTCTCCTTCTCCACCACCCCGTACGCGCAGGTGCGCCGCCGGGTGCGCCGCCAGTACGCGGTGGTGGGGGCGGTGGCCGCGGGCGGGCTGGCGTTGCTGGTCGGCGCGGTGGGTGCGGCGATCGGCCGGGGGAGGCGCGGATGA
- a CDS encoding 2-hydroxymuconic semialdehyde dehydrogenase, with product MAGSAPDGPGLLRHFVGGEFVDAGPRFTKRSPVTGEPVFEVVEASKSTVDDAVAAARAALRGPWGRMGERERAEVLRRVADELERRFDDLVTAEVADTGKAISQARTLDIPRGAANFRAFAEIVATAPTESFTTVTPAGGRALNYAVRKPVGVVAVIVPWNLPLLLLTWKVAPALACGNAVVVKPSEETPASATLLAEVMAAAGVPDGVFNLVHGFGPDSAGEFLTRHPGVDAITFTGESATGGAIMRAAADGVKAVSFELGGKNAGLVFADADLDAAVAGSVRSSFTNGGQVCLCTERIYVQRPVFEEFTARLAKRAGELAYGWPADEATANMPLISHGHRDKVLGHYALARTEGAEVLTGGGVPRFGDGRDGGAYVQPTVLTGLGPQARTNTEEIFGPVVHVAPFDDEDEAYALANGTEYGLAATVWTRDVGRAHRAGARLDAGIVWVNTWFLRDLRTPFGGVKASGIGREGGVHSLDFYSELTNVCVDLS from the coding sequence ATGGCCGGGAGCGCGCCGGACGGGCCGGGGTTGCTGCGCCACTTCGTCGGCGGCGAGTTCGTCGACGCGGGGCCGCGCTTCACCAAGCGCAGCCCGGTGACCGGCGAGCCGGTCTTCGAGGTGGTCGAGGCGTCCAAGTCCACGGTGGACGACGCGGTGGCCGCCGCCCGGGCGGCGCTGCGCGGGCCGTGGGGCCGGATGGGGGAGCGGGAGCGCGCCGAGGTGCTGCGCCGGGTCGCCGACGAGCTGGAACGCCGCTTCGACGACCTGGTCACCGCCGAGGTCGCCGACACCGGCAAGGCCATCTCGCAGGCCCGCACCCTGGACATCCCGCGCGGCGCGGCGAACTTCCGGGCCTTCGCCGAGATCGTGGCGACCGCGCCGACCGAGTCGTTCACCACGGTCACCCCGGCCGGCGGCCGGGCGCTGAACTACGCCGTCCGCAAGCCGGTCGGCGTGGTCGCCGTGATCGTGCCGTGGAACCTGCCGCTGCTGCTGCTCACCTGGAAGGTGGCCCCGGCTCTGGCCTGTGGCAACGCCGTGGTGGTCAAGCCCAGCGAGGAGACGCCCGCCTCGGCGACGCTGCTGGCCGAGGTGATGGCCGCCGCCGGCGTGCCGGACGGAGTGTTCAACCTGGTGCACGGCTTCGGCCCGGACTCGGCCGGTGAGTTCCTCACCCGGCACCCGGGGGTCGACGCGATCACCTTCACCGGCGAGTCGGCCACCGGCGGCGCCATCATGCGGGCCGCCGCGGACGGGGTGAAGGCCGTCTCGTTCGAGCTGGGCGGCAAGAACGCCGGGCTGGTCTTCGCCGACGCCGACCTGGACGCGGCGGTGGCCGGCTCGGTGCGTTCCAGCTTCACCAACGGCGGGCAGGTCTGCCTCTGCACCGAGCGCATCTACGTGCAGCGCCCGGTCTTCGAGGAGTTCACCGCCCGGCTGGCCAAGCGGGCGGGGGAACTGGCGTACGGGTGGCCGGCCGACGAGGCCACCGCGAACATGCCGCTGATCTCGCACGGCCACCGGGACAAGGTGCTCGGCCACTACGCGCTGGCCCGGACCGAGGGCGCGGAGGTGCTCACCGGGGGCGGCGTGCCGCGCTTCGGCGACGGCCGCGACGGTGGGGCGTACGTGCAGCCGACCGTGCTGACCGGGCTCGGCCCGCAAGCGCGGACCAACACCGAGGAGATCTTCGGCCCGGTCGTGCACGTGGCCCCGTTCGACGACGAGGACGAGGCGTACGCGCTGGCCAACGGCACCGAGTACGGCCTGGCGGCGACGGTCTGGACCCGGGACGTCGGCCGGGCGCACCGGGCCGGCGCCCGGCTGGACGCCGGCATCGTCTGGGTGAACACCTGGTTCCTGCGCGACCTGCGCACCCCGTTCGGCGGCGTGAAGGCCTCCGGCATCGGCCGGGAGGGCGGCGTGCACTCGCTGGACTTCTACTCCGAACTGACCAACGTCTGCGTGGACCTGTCGTGA
- a CDS encoding HNH endonuclease: MPDIRPTVGSGALVLNATYEPLCVVSVRRAAILVLSAKAVCVADGDGILHSARDALPVPSVVRLTRFVRVPYRTHIGLSRRAIFARDGWRCAYCRGPAETIDHVFPRSRGGRHAWENVVAACARCNHTKGDKTPAELGWRLHCLPAAPKGTAWRVLGHRAPDPRWADWLDLRESEAA, encoded by the coding sequence ATGCCTGACATACGACCCACGGTGGGCTCCGGCGCGCTGGTTCTCAACGCCACCTACGAGCCGCTGTGTGTCGTGTCGGTGCGTCGCGCCGCCATCCTCGTGCTCTCCGCCAAGGCGGTCTGCGTCGCCGACGGCGACGGCATCCTGCACAGCGCCCGCGACGCCCTCCCGGTGCCCTCCGTGGTCCGGCTGACCCGCTTCGTCCGGGTGCCGTACCGCACTCACATCGGGCTGTCCCGGCGGGCGATCTTCGCCCGGGACGGCTGGCGCTGCGCCTACTGCCGGGGGCCCGCGGAGACCATCGACCACGTCTTCCCGCGCAGCCGGGGTGGCCGGCACGCCTGGGAGAACGTGGTCGCCGCGTGTGCCCGGTGCAACCACACCAAGGGCGACAAGACCCCGGCCGAGCTGGGCTGGCGGCTGCACTGCCTGCCCGCCGCCCCCAAGGGCACCGCCTGGCGGGTGCTGGGTCACCGCGCGCCCGACCCGCGCTGGGCGGACTGGCTCGACCTGCGCGAGTCCGAGGCCGCCTGA
- a CDS encoding 2-keto-4-pentenoate hydratase yields MRADIEAANRELAEARTSGKPCPPLRGRLLPEGDVESAYRVQQLQARAWQGRGERRVGAKIGLTSRAVQESFGVFQPDFGVLTDAMAVGDGVEVPIERLLQPRVEAEIAFVLGADLTDERITTVDLLRAVDHVLPAIEIVDSRIAGWDISIVDTVADNASSGLFVLGTTPRRLADVDLRLCGMVLEHAGEPVSVGAGAACLGNPLHALEWLVRTMARAGDPLRAGDVVLSGALGPMVPVTPGAAYEARISGLGSVRTCFPKEARA; encoded by the coding sequence GTGAGAGCTGACATCGAGGCGGCGAACCGGGAGCTGGCCGAGGCCCGCACCAGCGGGAAGCCCTGTCCACCGCTGCGCGGGCGGCTGCTGCCGGAGGGCGACGTCGAGTCGGCGTACCGGGTGCAGCAGTTGCAGGCGCGGGCGTGGCAGGGCCGGGGCGAGCGCCGGGTGGGCGCGAAGATCGGGCTGACCTCCCGGGCGGTGCAGGAGAGCTTCGGCGTCTTCCAGCCGGACTTCGGGGTGCTGACCGACGCGATGGCGGTCGGCGACGGCGTCGAGGTGCCGATCGAGCGCCTGCTCCAGCCCCGGGTGGAGGCGGAGATCGCCTTCGTGCTCGGCGCGGACCTGACCGACGAGCGGATCACCACCGTGGACCTGCTCCGGGCGGTCGACCACGTGCTCCCGGCCATCGAGATCGTCGACTCGCGGATCGCCGGCTGGGACATCTCCATCGTGGACACCGTCGCCGACAACGCCTCCAGCGGGCTGTTCGTGCTCGGCACCACGCCTCGCCGGCTCGCCGACGTGGACCTGCGGTTGTGCGGCATGGTGCTGGAGCACGCCGGAGAGCCGGTGTCGGTCGGCGCCGGGGCGGCCTGCCTCGGTAATCCGTTGCACGCGCTGGAGTGGCTGGTGCGGACGATGGCCCGGGCCGGGGACCCGCTGCGCGCGGGCGACGTGGTGCTCTCCGGGGCGCTCGGCCCGATGGTGCCGGTCACCCCGGGCGCCGCGTACGAGGCCCGGATCTCCGGGCTCGGTTCGGTGCGGACCTGTTTCCCGAAGGAGGCCCGGGCATGA
- a CDS encoding mechanosensitive ion channel family protein, whose translation MRYEDRVSATSPTFPVAAPPDPSPSCLQDTWCKGVLDVTDSVWFAEGSYWILLKPLRVALILLLAFAGRWALHRTINRLVRTTTHGAVPTMLRPLRERIPSAALDPTEFIPERRRQRAEAIGSVLRSLVTAFVFGIALLMVLKEFSFDLAPLLASAGIAGVALGFGAQSLVKDLIAGLFMLIEDQYGVGDTVDLGEATGVVESVGLRVTTVRDGRGVLWYIRNGEIVRVGNKSQGWALVVVDLPIGFAGTEEANAVLRTAAASVAVDPELAPEIVEPPEVLGVEQMTVDGAVIRTVVKTTAEGQFAVGRELRRRLAEALENSGITAKIAAGRLYPGLPQTGGIGPAGVPGTVGTPGTGQGGAT comes from the coding sequence TTGCGGTACGAAGACAGGGTGAGTGCCACCAGCCCGACCTTCCCCGTCGCCGCCCCGCCCGACCCGTCACCCTCGTGCCTCCAGGACACCTGGTGCAAGGGGGTCCTCGACGTGACCGACTCGGTCTGGTTCGCCGAGGGCAGCTACTGGATCCTGCTCAAGCCGCTGCGGGTCGCGCTGATCCTGCTGCTGGCGTTCGCCGGCCGCTGGGCGCTGCACCGGACGATCAACCGGCTGGTCCGAACCACCACCCACGGCGCGGTGCCGACCATGCTCCGGCCGCTGCGCGAGCGCATCCCGTCGGCCGCGCTCGATCCCACCGAGTTCATCCCCGAGCGGCGCCGCCAGCGCGCCGAGGCGATCGGCTCGGTGCTGCGCAGCCTGGTCACCGCGTTCGTCTTCGGCATCGCACTGCTGATGGTGCTCAAGGAGTTCAGCTTCGACCTGGCTCCGCTGCTGGCCAGCGCGGGCATCGCCGGCGTCGCGCTCGGCTTCGGCGCGCAGAGCCTGGTGAAGGACCTGATCGCGGGTCTGTTCATGCTGATCGAGGATCAGTACGGCGTCGGCGACACGGTGGACCTGGGTGAGGCGACCGGCGTGGTGGAGTCGGTGGGGTTGCGGGTGACCACCGTCCGCGACGGTCGCGGGGTGCTCTGGTACATCCGCAACGGCGAGATCGTCCGGGTGGGCAACAAGAGCCAGGGCTGGGCCCTGGTGGTGGTGGACCTGCCGATCGGCTTCGCCGGCACCGAGGAGGCGAACGCCGTGCTGCGTACGGCGGCGGCCTCGGTCGCGGTGGACCCGGAGCTGGCCCCGGAGATCGTCGAGCCGCCCGAGGTACTGGGCGTCGAGCAGATGACCGTGGACGGCGCGGTGATCCGGACGGTGGTCAAGACGACCGCGGAGGGGCAGTTCGCGGTGGGCCGGGAGCTGCGCCGCCGGCTGGCCGAGGCGCTGGAGAACTCCGGCATCACCGCGAAGATCGCGGCCGGGCGGCTCTACCCGGGGCTGCCGCAGACCGGCGGGATCGGTCCGGCCGGGGTGCCCGGGACGGTGGGCACCCCGGGCACCGGTCAGGGCGGGGCCACCTGA
- a CDS encoding MFS transporter — MEATVSDERPSPDGPATFREVFGQSEYRAIFLATVFSWVGDYVAKAAVTVLVYRQSQSIALSAAAFAVSYLPWLVGGPLLAALAERYRYRQVMVVCDLIRMALMALIAVPGVPVWVILALLFATTLANPPSQAARSALMPAILTGDRLVLGLSLNASSAQAAQVVGYLVGAALAAVNPTVALLINAATFAGSAALTRFGVRDREPAMTAAHRSHLLRETGQGFQIVFGTPVLRAIAVLVFSAMLFSIVPEGLAAAWAGERSGDGLDSGVAQAVIMAANPVGFILGGLVVGRAVAPARRLALMRPLAVIAPLVLVPTLLDPPPVVVALLAAACGFAAAGLLPTANGLFVRALPNGYRARAFGVMATGMQVIQGASVLVTGLLADRFSIPLVVGLWSTAGVVLMLVTALRWPDGETIDAAVAAADRANRDDAAARDSAHGPGGRPRAGRATDGRSGGRRSHAVT; from the coding sequence ATGGAGGCGACGGTGTCCGACGAGCGACCCTCTCCGGACGGGCCGGCCACATTCCGAGAGGTGTTCGGCCAGTCCGAATACCGGGCGATCTTCCTGGCCACCGTGTTCTCCTGGGTGGGCGACTACGTCGCCAAGGCCGCGGTCACCGTGCTGGTCTACCGGCAGAGCCAGTCGATCGCCCTGTCCGCCGCCGCGTTCGCGGTCAGCTACCTGCCCTGGCTGGTCGGCGGTCCGCTGCTCGCGGCGCTCGCCGAGCGCTACCGCTACCGGCAGGTCATGGTCGTCTGCGACCTGATCCGAATGGCGCTGATGGCGCTGATCGCCGTGCCGGGCGTGCCGGTGTGGGTGATCCTCGCCCTGCTCTTCGCCACCACGCTGGCCAACCCGCCCAGCCAGGCCGCCCGGTCCGCGCTCATGCCGGCCATCCTCACCGGCGACCGGCTGGTCCTCGGCCTGTCGCTGAACGCCAGCTCGGCCCAGGCCGCCCAGGTGGTCGGATACCTCGTCGGTGCCGCGTTGGCCGCGGTGAACCCGACCGTCGCGCTGCTGATCAACGCGGCCACCTTCGCCGGGTCCGCCGCGCTGACCCGCTTCGGCGTCCGCGACCGGGAGCCGGCGATGACGGCCGCGCACCGCAGCCACCTGTTGCGCGAGACGGGGCAGGGCTTCCAGATCGTCTTCGGCACCCCGGTCCTGCGGGCCATCGCCGTGCTGGTCTTCAGCGCCATGCTCTTCTCGATCGTCCCCGAGGGGCTGGCCGCCGCCTGGGCCGGCGAGCGCTCCGGCGACGGGCTGGACAGCGGCGTCGCGCAGGCCGTCATCATGGCCGCCAACCCGGTCGGGTTCATCCTGGGCGGGCTGGTGGTGGGGCGGGCGGTCGCGCCGGCCCGCCGGCTCGCCCTGATGCGGCCGCTCGCGGTGATCGCCCCGCTGGTCCTGGTGCCCACGCTCCTCGACCCGCCACCGGTGGTGGTGGCCCTGCTCGCGGCCGCCTGCGGCTTCGCCGCCGCCGGTCTGCTGCCGACCGCCAACGGGCTCTTCGTCCGCGCCCTGCCCAACGGCTACCGGGCCCGCGCCTTCGGCGTGATGGCCACCGGCATGCAGGTGATCCAGGGCGCCTCGGTGCTGGTCACCGGGCTGCTCGCCGACCGCTTCTCCATCCCGCTGGTGGTCGGCCTGTGGAGCACCGCCGGCGTGGTGCTGATGCTGGTGACGGCGCTGCGCTGGCCCGACGGCGAGACCATCGACGCGGCCGTCGCGGCGGCCGACCGGGCCAACCGGGACGACGCCGCGGCCCGGGACAGCGCGCACGGGCCCGGTGGCCGGCCGCGCGCGGGCCGGGCGACGGACGGCCGCTCCGGGGGCCGGCGCAGCCACGCTGTGACGTGA
- a CDS encoding Lrp/AsnC family transcriptional regulator produces MDEMDWALLRELQTDARLSYSELSRRVHLSPPAVAERVRRLEESGVITGYHAHVDLTRAGRGVVAMIRMSCYGSRCILHDPDVAGWPEIREIHRITGDACSMLKVAAGSITEFEAVIDRLAPYGQPSSTMVLSTPLDWHPVAPLPTPPAGAPGTRRR; encoded by the coding sequence GTGGACGAGATGGACTGGGCCCTGCTGCGTGAGCTGCAGACCGACGCGCGGCTGTCGTACAGCGAGCTGTCCCGGCGGGTGCACCTGTCGCCGCCGGCGGTGGCCGAGCGGGTCCGCCGGCTGGAGGAGTCCGGCGTGATCACCGGCTACCACGCCCACGTGGACCTGACCCGGGCCGGTCGCGGCGTGGTCGCGATGATCCGGATGTCCTGTTACGGCTCGCGCTGCATCCTGCACGACCCGGACGTCGCCGGCTGGCCGGAGATCCGGGAGATCCACCGGATCACCGGGGACGCGTGCAGCATGCTCAAGGTCGCCGCCGGCTCGATCACCGAGTTCGAGGCGGTCATCGACCGGCTCGCCCCGTACGGCCAGCCGTCCAGCACGATGGTGCTCTCCACCCCGCTGGACTGGCACCCGGTCGCCCCGCTGCCGACCCCGCCGGCCGGGGCGCCGGGCACCCGCCGTCGCTGA
- the kynU gene encoding kynureninase: MTTSEREAHRLDAADPGHRHLFHVPAADGGRYPETAYLAGNSLGLQPRATRAELLADLDAWRRLGVEGHLEAERPWLPYHELLTAPAARLVGARPAETVVMNSLTVNLHLLMVSFYRPAGERTRIVIEDSAFPSDSYAVRSQARFHGLDPDAAVVRLTPRAGEDTLRTEDVTDYLAAEGDRVALVLLGGVNYLTGELMDIPAITAAGRAAGAIVGWDLAHAAGNVPLALHDWDVDFAAWCSYKYLNSGPGALGGVFVHERHLGDPRLPRFEGWWSTEATTRFEMTPVSRPPATVEAWQISNPPIFAMGPVRTSLELFDSVGMPALRERSVRLTGYLERLLDEVTPGRPLTVVTPRDPARRGCQLSVRIGAGSAAELTKRLRHEHGVVADAREPDIVRFAPVPLYSTYHDCWRVADALAATVSEVHR; the protein is encoded by the coding sequence ATGACCACCTCGGAGCGGGAGGCGCACCGCCTCGACGCCGCCGACCCCGGGCACCGGCACCTCTTCCACGTGCCGGCCGCCGACGGCGGACGTTACCCGGAGACCGCCTACCTGGCCGGCAACTCCCTCGGGCTGCAACCCCGGGCCACCCGCGCGGAACTCCTCGCCGACCTGGACGCCTGGCGCCGGCTCGGCGTCGAGGGGCACCTGGAGGCGGAGCGGCCGTGGCTGCCGTACCACGAGCTGTTGACGGCGCCCGCCGCGCGACTGGTCGGCGCCCGGCCCGCGGAGACCGTGGTGATGAACTCCCTCACCGTCAACCTGCACCTGCTGATGGTGAGCTTCTACCGGCCAGCCGGCGAGCGGACCCGGATCGTCATCGAGGACAGCGCCTTCCCCTCGGACAGCTACGCCGTGCGCAGCCAGGCCCGCTTCCACGGCCTGGACCCGGACGCCGCCGTGGTCCGGCTGACGCCGCGCGCCGGCGAGGACACCCTGCGCACCGAGGACGTGACCGACTACCTGGCCGCCGAGGGCGACCGGGTGGCGCTGGTGCTGCTCGGCGGGGTCAACTACCTCACCGGCGAGCTGATGGACATCCCGGCGATCACCGCCGCCGGCCGGGCGGCCGGCGCGATCGTCGGTTGGGACCTGGCCCACGCCGCCGGCAACGTGCCGCTGGCGCTGCACGACTGGGATGTCGACTTCGCCGCCTGGTGCTCCTACAAGTACCTCAACTCCGGGCCCGGCGCGCTGGGCGGGGTCTTCGTCCACGAGCGGCACCTGGGCGACCCCCGGCTGCCCCGCTTCGAGGGCTGGTGGAGCACCGAGGCGACCACCCGGTTCGAGATGACCCCGGTGTCCCGGCCGCCGGCCACCGTGGAGGCCTGGCAGATCTCCAACCCGCCGATCTTCGCGATGGGCCCGGTGCGCACCTCGCTGGAGCTCTTCGACAGCGTCGGCATGCCGGCCCTGCGGGAGCGCAGCGTCCGGCTCACCGGCTACCTGGAACGGCTGCTCGACGAGGTGACCCCCGGCCGGCCGCTGACCGTGGTCACCCCGCGCGATCCCGCGCGGCGGGGCTGCCAGCTCTCGGTGCGCATCGGCGCCGGCAGCGCCGCCGAGCTGACCAAGCGACTGCGGCACGAGCACGGCGTGGTCGCCGACGCCCGGGAGCCGGACATCGTCCGGTTCGCCCCGGTGCCGCTCTACTCCACGTACCACGACTGCTGGCGGGTCGCCGACGCGCTGGCGGCGACCGTCTCCGAGGTGCACCGGTGA
- a CDS encoding globin — MNSAAESDRPGAPTTLFEAVGGEPTFRKLVDEFYVGVATDPLLRPMYPEEDLGPAADRLTLFLMQYWGGPNTYSAQRGHPRLRMRHASFRIGVAERDAWLHHMRRAVDRLDLPPEVAKALWDYLERAAYFMVNVMEEPAGDA; from the coding sequence GTGAATTCCGCAGCTGAGTCCGACCGGCCCGGTGCGCCGACGACCCTCTTCGAAGCGGTCGGCGGCGAGCCCACCTTCCGCAAGCTGGTCGACGAGTTCTACGTCGGCGTCGCCACCGACCCGCTGCTGCGCCCGATGTACCCGGAGGAGGACCTCGGGCCGGCCGCCGACCGGCTGACGCTGTTCCTCATGCAGTACTGGGGTGGCCCCAACACCTACTCCGCCCAGCGGGGGCACCCGCGGCTGCGGATGCGGCACGCGTCGTTCCGGATCGGCGTGGCCGAGCGGGACGCCTGGCTGCACCACATGCGGCGGGCGGTCGACCGGCTGGACCTGCCGCCGGAGGTCGCCAAGGCGCTCTGGGACTACCTGGAGCGCGCCGCGTACTTCATGGTCAACGTGATGGAGGAGCCGGCCGGGGACGCCTGA
- a CDS encoding tryptophan 2,3-dioxygenase produces the protein MDQTDLRAPTRTAAVRPVTPQQRTARAARNGGEPTLEFADRVPYDAYVHASTLHTLQQPLSTDPGEMSFLMVSQIMELYFGLTCHELRQAQRDLRADRVWEALAPLRRAALHLEGLNAAWRGLRWMTPADFNRFRNLLGEGSGFQSAMYRHLEFLLGLRDPALIRPFRRQEQVYDELRAALDVPSLWDDVIALLARHGHDLPADLLERDVTVEHRPHPSVEAAWVEIYDDGGPQNHLRLLGEALTEVAEQFGDWRWNHVKAVQRTMGAKVGSGGSAGLAWLQRSMARVVFPELWSARTAM, from the coding sequence GTGGATCAGACGGATCTGCGGGCGCCCACCCGGACCGCCGCGGTGCGCCCGGTCACGCCGCAGCAGCGCACCGCGCGGGCGGCCCGCAACGGCGGCGAGCCCACGCTGGAGTTCGCCGACCGGGTGCCGTACGACGCGTACGTGCACGCCAGCACGCTGCACACCCTGCAGCAGCCGCTCAGCACGGACCCCGGCGAGATGTCCTTCCTGATGGTCAGCCAGATCATGGAGCTGTACTTCGGGCTGACCTGCCACGAGCTGCGCCAGGCCCAGCGGGACCTGCGCGCCGACCGGGTGTGGGAGGCGCTGGCGCCGCTGCGCCGGGCCGCGCTGCACCTGGAGGGGCTCAACGCCGCCTGGCGCGGGCTGCGCTGGATGACCCCGGCGGACTTCAACCGGTTCCGCAACCTGCTCGGCGAGGGCTCCGGCTTCCAGTCCGCCATGTACCGGCACCTGGAGTTCCTGCTCGGCCTGCGCGACCCGGCGTTGATCCGGCCGTTCCGCCGCCAGGAGCAGGTCTACGACGAGTTGCGCGCCGCTCTCGACGTGCCGAGCCTCTGGGACGACGTGATCGCCCTGCTCGCCCGGCACGGCCACGACCTCCCCGCCGACCTGCTGGAGCGGGACGTCACCGTCGAGCACCGGCCGCACCCGTCGGTCGAGGCGGCCTGGGTCGAGATCTACGACGACGGCGGGCCGCAGAACCACCTCCGCCTGCTCGGCGAGGCGCTGACCGAGGTGGCCGAACAGTTCGGCGACTGGCGGTGGAACCACGTCAAGGCCGTGCAGCGCACCATGGGCGCGAAGGTCGGCAGCGGCGGCTCGGCCGGACTGGCCTGGCTGCAACGCAGCATGGCCCGGGTGGTCTTCCCGGAGCTGTGGTCGGCCCGGACGGCGATGTGA